Proteins encoded by one window of Halobacteriovorax sp. GB3:
- a CDS encoding phage portal protein — translation MTKKETKFKNVNALDKVIGYISPSAGLRRARARSNFNQIRRYDGASKKKRLKNWRLQEMTMNQILDADAVTLKERARDLTRNNAYGKAALRVLTHSLVGPGFTPDFSNKIEIEDSFQTWAKKADQDGKLQFNGLMNLATKHLVRDGELIIRRYYKKSSLGLSVPLQIQVIDPDLLARDKNETKNNGSRIVHGIEYDSENKPEFYHFYKMHPSETISRETVRVPAKDIIHKYDLEYSGQGRGVSWFAPVIVKIFDFDGWEDGQLLKMKISSCFAGFLKSDNVSSLPGVDSEEDSEWDETLVPGTIKELPPGKDIDFTNPPQVEGLSEFNKRVLHAIATGLGITYHQLTQDLSDTNYSSLKAGTNQFKRDIKTWRTDLVIPALDEVSEWFLEAYELSTAKIPKELKRSWTPPRDEMIDPVKEIPATIKEVRAGLASWSATVRARGLDPRKLLEELKEDKKMFTKYGLILDCDPEKVSLSGNIQSNTEE, via the coding sequence ATGACAAAAAAAGAAACGAAGTTCAAAAATGTGAACGCGTTAGATAAAGTTATAGGTTACATCTCCCCTTCCGCAGGTCTTAGAAGAGCTAGAGCAAGGTCTAATTTTAATCAGATTAGAAGATATGACGGTGCTTCAAAAAAGAAACGACTCAAGAATTGGCGATTACAAGAAATGACAATGAATCAAATTCTTGATGCTGATGCAGTTACTTTAAAAGAAAGAGCTCGCGACCTTACAAGAAACAATGCTTATGGAAAAGCTGCTTTAAGAGTGTTAACTCATAGTTTAGTTGGTCCAGGCTTTACACCCGATTTCTCAAATAAGATTGAAATAGAAGATTCTTTTCAGACATGGGCGAAAAAGGCTGATCAAGATGGAAAGCTTCAGTTTAACGGTCTAATGAATCTGGCAACAAAACATCTTGTAAGAGATGGAGAATTAATCATTAGGCGATATTATAAAAAATCTTCGCTAGGATTAAGTGTTCCATTACAAATTCAAGTTATTGATCCCGACTTACTTGCTCGTGATAAAAATGAAACGAAAAATAATGGTAGTAGAATTGTTCATGGTATTGAATACGATAGTGAAAATAAACCTGAGTTCTATCATTTTTATAAAATGCATCCATCTGAAACAATATCGAGAGAGACTGTTAGAGTTCCGGCCAAAGATATAATTCATAAATACGATCTTGAGTACTCTGGTCAAGGTCGTGGTGTAAGTTGGTTCGCACCAGTCATTGTTAAGATATTTGACTTTGATGGTTGGGAAGATGGACAGCTTCTGAAAATGAAAATCTCATCTTGCTTTGCAGGTTTTTTAAAATCAGACAATGTAAGCTCCCTCCCTGGAGTAGACTCCGAAGAAGATTCAGAGTGGGATGAGACGCTCGTTCCTGGAACAATTAAAGAACTTCCACCAGGAAAGGACATAGACTTCACCAACCCACCTCAAGTTGAAGGCCTTTCAGAGTTTAATAAACGTGTACTACATGCGATTGCGACAGGTCTTGGAATTACATATCACCAACTGACACAAGATCTTTCAGACACAAATTACTCATCTCTTAAAGCGGGTACAAATCAATTTAAAAGAGACATTAAGACTTGGAGAACGGATTTAGTTATTCCTGCACTAGACGAAGTCAGTGAGTGGTTTCTAGAGGCTTATGAGCTTTCTACTGCAAAAATTCCGAAAGAACTAAAAAGAAGCTGGACTCCTCCAAGAGATGAAATGATTGATCCAGTAAAAGAAATCCCTGCAACAATCAAAGAAGTACGAGCTGGCCTTGCATCATGGTCAGCTACAGTTAGGGCACGAGGTCTAGACCCACGAAAACTTCTAGAAGAATTAAAAGAAGATAAAAAAATGTTCACGAAATATGGACTAATTCTCGATTGTGACCCTGAAAAAGTTAGCCTTTCAGGAAATATACAATCAAATACAGAGGAATAA
- a CDS encoding phage major capsid protein, which yields MPSKIITRSEKESPLVITESEFSPESIDIENRTVKTVFTTERKVLIDPWFDEPYYEILSTDPEHIRLERIDKGIPVLDGHDRSGSVLKQFGIAEGLDLGNENPETLMRFSRKEEALKAFQDIADGIVKTTSIGYRVYKYEDISEDDDKIRTLRAIDWEPFEISLVPIPADIDAQIRSNEPVVELKKPDNDTNNRDIQKGDPLMPKKLENKNPETEVEKVDVEQVRKEATEQERLRSSEIRALVSKVGLDSEIAEDLIKEGKSVEQARELIIDKVAERSEEKAPSTHTPRIEVDSDTNRNAKVEGAAEAILHRNGIVTELSDKGKMFRGFSFLDIAREFTPNFGRGLDRVEIAERALASSDFKAITDNVATKTLEKGYKAQKQTFWPFVKEGFLPDFREAKRVRYGEAPSLLEVKEGGEYKDASFGDKSEGVKLSKHGRVLKITEETILNSDFNVFEDLEMFGSASSRLESNLVYDVLTSNSKMSDGKDLFILNTNKAAASGIEAGLKKMFELFMMAKGMDDKDFLNLTPEYLMVGPDRREEAMKVLKQIVASKSSDVNIYSDELMPIVEPRLNGKGWFTATSKEQAKTIELNFLEGRRGPSVKSSFDGDRDLIKIKIKHIVSAKSINREGLFWNPGN from the coding sequence ATGCCAAGTAAAATCATTACAAGAAGTGAAAAAGAAAGCCCATTAGTAATTACGGAATCTGAATTCTCTCCAGAATCGATTGATATAGAAAACAGAACTGTAAAAACTGTTTTCACGACAGAGAGAAAGGTCTTGATTGATCCGTGGTTTGATGAGCCATATTACGAAATTTTGTCAACTGATCCAGAGCATATTCGACTTGAAAGAATAGATAAAGGAATTCCTGTTTTAGATGGGCATGACCGTTCTGGCTCAGTGTTAAAACAATTTGGTATTGCTGAAGGTCTAGATCTAGGAAATGAAAACCCTGAGACCCTGATGAGGTTCTCAAGAAAAGAAGAAGCTTTAAAAGCATTTCAAGATATTGCTGATGGGATTGTGAAAACTACTTCAATCGGATACCGCGTTTATAAGTACGAAGATATTAGTGAAGATGACGATAAAATCCGCACTCTAAGAGCAATTGACTGGGAACCGTTTGAAATTTCTCTAGTCCCAATTCCTGCTGATATTGACGCACAAATTAGATCTAACGAGCCTGTCGTTGAGCTTAAAAAACCAGATAACGATACAAATAATAGAGATATTCAGAAAGGAGATCCTCTCATGCCAAAAAAATTAGAAAATAAAAACCCAGAGACTGAAGTGGAAAAAGTAGATGTTGAACAAGTAAGAAAAGAAGCAACAGAACAAGAAAGACTAAGATCATCAGAGATTAGAGCTCTAGTGAGTAAAGTCGGCCTTGATAGTGAAATCGCAGAAGACCTCATCAAAGAAGGAAAAAGTGTTGAGCAAGCGAGAGAGCTGATTATTGACAAAGTAGCAGAAAGATCTGAAGAAAAAGCTCCTTCTACACACACTCCACGTATTGAAGTAGATTCAGACACGAACAGAAATGCCAAAGTTGAAGGTGCAGCTGAGGCAATTCTTCACAGAAACGGTATCGTTACCGAACTTTCTGACAAAGGTAAAATGTTTAGAGGTTTTTCATTCCTAGATATCGCACGAGAATTCACTCCAAATTTTGGACGTGGACTTGATCGTGTTGAAATTGCAGAGAGAGCCCTTGCCTCTAGTGATTTTAAAGCTATTACAGATAACGTAGCTACAAAAACACTTGAAAAAGGATACAAGGCACAGAAACAAACATTTTGGCCTTTTGTTAAAGAAGGTTTTTTACCAGATTTCAGAGAAGCAAAGCGTGTTAGATATGGAGAAGCTCCAAGCTTACTAGAAGTTAAAGAAGGTGGAGAATATAAAGATGCATCTTTTGGAGATAAGTCAGAGGGCGTGAAATTAAGTAAGCATGGTCGTGTACTTAAGATCACAGAAGAGACGATCTTAAATAGTGATTTTAATGTATTCGAAGATCTCGAAATGTTTGGAAGTGCATCAAGTAGACTAGAGTCAAATCTAGTGTATGACGTATTGACTTCGAATTCAAAAATGTCAGACGGTAAAGATCTTTTTATTCTTAACACAAACAAAGCTGCTGCCTCTGGAATTGAAGCTGGCCTTAAGAAAATGTTTGAGCTCTTTATGATGGCAAAAGGAATGGATGATAAAGACTTCCTAAATCTTACACCAGAATACCTAATGGTTGGGCCAGATAGAAGAGAAGAAGCAATGAAAGTCCTCAAGCAGATTGTTGCCTCTAAATCTTCAGATGTTAACATTTATTCTGATGAACTAATGCCAATTGTTGAACCAAGACTAAATGGAAAAGGATGGTTTACTGCAACGTCAAAAGAGCAGGCCAAAACAATTGAGCTCAACTTCCTTGAAGGCAGACGTGGACCTTCGGTTAAGTCTAGCTTTGACGGTGATAGAGATCTCATCAAAATCAAAATCAAACATATTGTTTCTGCAAAATCTATTAACAGAGAAGGTCTATTCTGGAACCCAGGGAATTAA
- a CDS encoding DUF2190 family protein has product MKNKITDGKVIEYAHSAAVTSGQALLVGALIVVALKDYDANELGIYERVGVYELPCVSTDVVATPGVSLYWDDAAKKITATSTDNTFAGVSYKAKADGEETIQILLK; this is encoded by the coding sequence ATGAAAAATAAAATCACAGACGGAAAAGTAATTGAATACGCACACAGTGCTGCCGTAACTTCAGGGCAAGCACTACTTGTTGGAGCGCTTATTGTAGTAGCACTAAAAGATTATGACGCAAATGAACTTGGTATTTACGAAAGAGTTGGTGTTTATGAACTCCCTTGCGTATCGACTGATGTAGTTGCCACTCCAGGTGTTTCTCTTTATTGGGATGATGCTGCAAAAAAGATCACAGCAACATCAACTGATAATACATTTGCAGGTGTCTCTTACAAGGCTAAAGCAGATGGTGAAGAAACTATTCAAATCCTACTAAAGTAA
- a CDS encoding DUF2635 domain-containing protein — protein sequence MKSKSPFRFIEVIPSKNLKITNPETGERLSVESSTRVPLNAYWTRKIESGDVLKVSPAEQKHEPVNTEKNQRVSNKILTK from the coding sequence GTGAAAAGCAAGTCACCATTCAGATTCATAGAAGTTATTCCAAGTAAAAATCTTAAAATTACAAATCCAGAAACAGGAGAAAGGCTTTCTGTAGAAAGTTCAACAAGAGTTCCCTTAAATGCCTACTGGACAAGAAAAATAGAGTCCGGAGACGTTTTAAAAGTATCTCCAGCTGAACAGAAGCATGAACCTGTAAACACAGAAAAAAATCAAAGAGTTTCAAATAAAATACTTACAAAATAA
- a CDS encoding phage tail sheath subtilisin-like domain-containing protein has product MSIGFNEIPNQLAPWAFLEFDNSGAGADGDLQYKALIVGQRLTNEGTHNSLTKERVNSADQVAKMYGYGSMIHAMVDGFRKNDRQTELYVIALDDLDAGVKAVKTVTFSAQSVKAGVIQALVGGVKIVSAATTDATGAEIATAFANAVNAEKLCPFEAVATDAAVALTAKHKGEIFNELEISFNHYYGEVFPEGVSVAIADTVNGAGNPDVQDAINKMGDDQFNIAIFPYTDTANLIAVEAELSSRFGPTKQTEGSNFCVKNATHGNLGTLGDSRNSQLNTIMNGYKVPTPPYVFAAQLAGVVSKYGQIDPARPFQTLEIVGTIPPKQEHQFIREERSILLGDGISTFMVSPGGKVLVERLVTTYNVGAFGQQDLSYQNLNTILTLSFVRWSLRTRLLNKYPRHKLADDGTKFGTGQPIVTPKVIKGELVALFREWEDAGLVENIDQFLEDIIVERNSSNRDRIDFRINPDLINQMRIFGGQIQFIL; this is encoded by the coding sequence ATGTCTATTGGATTTAATGAAATACCGAATCAACTAGCTCCATGGGCCTTTCTTGAATTTGATAATTCAGGAGCAGGTGCAGATGGTGATCTACAGTATAAAGCCCTCATTGTCGGTCAAAGACTCACTAATGAAGGGACGCATAACTCACTTACTAAAGAAAGAGTGAACAGTGCAGATCAAGTTGCCAAAATGTATGGATATGGATCAATGATTCACGCAATGGTTGATGGCTTTAGAAAAAACGATAGGCAAACAGAGCTATATGTAATCGCTCTTGATGACTTAGACGCTGGAGTAAAAGCAGTCAAAACTGTTACGTTCTCTGCTCAATCAGTAAAAGCCGGAGTAATTCAGGCATTAGTTGGTGGAGTAAAAATTGTCTCAGCAGCAACAACAGATGCAACAGGTGCAGAAATTGCAACGGCTTTTGCTAATGCTGTGAATGCAGAAAAGCTTTGCCCTTTTGAAGCAGTAGCCACAGATGCAGCTGTAGCTCTTACAGCAAAACATAAAGGAGAGATCTTTAATGAGTTGGAAATCTCATTTAATCATTACTATGGAGAAGTTTTTCCTGAAGGTGTCTCTGTAGCTATTGCTGATACAGTTAATGGAGCAGGGAATCCAGATGTTCAAGATGCCATCAACAAAATGGGTGATGACCAATTTAACATAGCTATTTTTCCATATACAGACACAGCAAATTTAATTGCAGTTGAAGCTGAGTTAAGTTCAAGATTTGGCCCAACAAAACAAACAGAAGGGTCTAATTTTTGTGTTAAAAATGCGACACATGGAAATCTTGGAACTCTTGGAGACTCTAGGAATTCTCAATTAAACACTATTATGAATGGGTATAAAGTTCCTACACCTCCATATGTCTTTGCTGCTCAATTAGCAGGTGTTGTTTCAAAGTACGGACAAATTGATCCAGCAAGACCTTTTCAAACTCTAGAGATCGTCGGAACGATCCCTCCAAAACAAGAACATCAATTCATTAGAGAAGAAAGAAGTATTCTTCTTGGTGATGGGATCTCAACTTTCATGGTTAGCCCCGGAGGAAAAGTCTTAGTTGAAAGATTGGTGACAACTTATAATGTTGGAGCATTCGGACAACAAGACCTCTCCTATCAAAATTTAAATACAATACTGACTTTGTCATTTGTTAGATGGTCATTAAGAACTCGTTTATTGAATAAATACCCACGTCATAAACTCGCTGACGATGGGACAAAATTCGGAACAGGTCAACCAATCGTAACTCCAAAGGTTATTAAAGGAGAACTTGTTGCTTTATTTAGAGAGTGGGAAGATGCCGGTCTAGTTGAAAATATCGATCAATTTCTAGAAGACATAATTGTCGAAAGAAATAGCTCGAATAGAGATCGTATTGATTTTCGAATTAACCCAGACTTAATTAATCAAATGAGAATTTTTGGTGGTCAAATTCAATTTATTCTTTAG
- a CDS encoding phage tail tube protein gives MSNKKLRAGTAYVRSSSGMLKAKGHFTYNLGGKNKKAQKGVDGVHGYGFEVQEAFIEGEITVDGNTDVKKIKDEEGTVQLDLENGKTIVLRDAWNESEGTVETEENKLPVRWVSVSEGEEIK, from the coding sequence ATGAGTAATAAAAAATTAAGAGCTGGAACAGCTTACGTTAGATCTTCATCAGGAATGTTAAAGGCCAAGGGTCATTTTACATATAACCTTGGTGGAAAAAATAAAAAAGCACAAAAAGGTGTTGATGGTGTGCATGGATATGGTTTCGAGGTCCAAGAAGCTTTCATTGAAGGAGAAATTACCGTTGATGGAAACACTGACGTAAAAAAAATTAAAGATGAAGAAGGTACGGTTCAACTCGATTTAGAGAATGGCAAAACTATCGTACTAAGAGATGCATGGAACGAATCAGAAGGAACAGTAGAAACGGAAGAAAATAAGCTTCCAGTAAGATGGGTATCTGTTTCAGAGGGCGAGGAAATCAAATAA
- a CDS encoding phage tail assembly protein, whose protein sequence is MKTINLDEPIVHGSEQISVLSFPSMKAKHIMDMDLENIKMRAMIEIASEMCSIPPTILAELSIKDTGKVIDYVSKQLELLEIGEDSQDS, encoded by the coding sequence ATGAAAACCATAAATCTAGATGAGCCAATCGTTCATGGATCAGAACAGATAAGTGTACTAAGTTTTCCTTCAATGAAAGCTAAACACATAATGGATATGGATCTAGAGAACATTAAAATGAGAGCAATGATTGAAATAGCCTCAGAGATGTGTTCGATTCCCCCTACAATTTTGGCTGAGTTAAGCATAAAGGATACTGGAAAAGTCATTGATTATGTTTCAAAGCAATTGGAGCTCTTGGAGATTGGAGAAGACTCTCAGGACTCCTAG
- a CDS encoding phage tail tape measure protein has product MSNKFPVNLTFNAIDGTAGTLKRINSRFLKQTQVLRITNMKLKKMRDQMKDIEKVTKKVSGKMTSFGKSMSLKATLPIAAFGVMSSKAFGDFEEKLLNVKGLLDNNSFKGKTINAGFKDISKKAKELVGELPIKDISQIGQSIFDSISAGVDPANFKGFVKEAGKLAVAGDTEISKSTDGMTSAMNAWAMKTKDASRIASVFFAAQKQGKTDIAQLSDGIGNLASVAAGAGLGFEETMAAVSTATTAGMKTASAYSSIKALISNVQKPTADARKEAKRLGIQFDATALQTMGLKKFLDQISNSGKANNRTFAKLFGSVEALGVAQSLAGNQSEQFSATLKVINQDANEATNALKEGRKANTLFAKGFNDNMNGQNKKLTLVLNKIKLLMINLGQRLKPIVISVGEKIAKALDFLNNNPRLAKFVAIFAGIVAVMGPLISIAGVLIALLPSLTIGFAMFQASILPLLLVAGKFLLIIGAVVAALYGLYRVGKFLYEKFNLGEKFDSLISKVKKFKDLIMGIGAKYLKKIGIDIESNINSNNTKPISNKLKSVTSTSIVGKKEEKTINHEVTIKDTKGNPLQMFKTSESSTSSLGLGSVMGGI; this is encoded by the coding sequence ATGTCGAACAAGTTTCCAGTTAATCTCACCTTTAACGCCATTGATGGTACAGCAGGAACTTTAAAAAGAATTAACTCTAGGTTCCTAAAGCAGACTCAAGTTCTTCGTATAACAAATATGAAACTGAAGAAGATGCGCGACCAAATGAAAGATATCGAGAAAGTTACTAAGAAGGTTTCTGGCAAAATGACCAGTTTTGGGAAAAGCATGAGTCTCAAGGCAACCTTACCGATTGCGGCATTTGGCGTCATGAGTTCGAAGGCATTTGGAGATTTTGAAGAGAAACTCTTAAATGTAAAAGGACTTCTTGATAATAACTCATTTAAGGGCAAGACGATAAACGCCGGCTTCAAAGACATCTCAAAAAAAGCAAAAGAACTTGTTGGAGAACTACCAATAAAAGACATTAGCCAGATAGGTCAATCTATATTTGACTCGATTTCAGCTGGTGTTGACCCTGCTAACTTCAAAGGATTCGTAAAAGAGGCCGGAAAACTAGCTGTAGCAGGAGACACAGAAATATCCAAATCAACAGACGGTATGACATCGGCCATGAATGCGTGGGCGATGAAAACAAAAGATGCATCGAGAATAGCATCAGTTTTCTTTGCTGCTCAAAAGCAAGGAAAAACAGACATTGCTCAATTGTCAGATGGAATCGGTAACCTTGCCTCCGTTGCAGCTGGAGCTGGATTAGGTTTCGAAGAGACTATGGCCGCAGTATCAACAGCAACAACAGCTGGTATGAAAACAGCTAGTGCATACTCGAGTATTAAAGCTTTAATCTCTAACGTGCAAAAGCCTACAGCTGATGCGAGGAAAGAAGCAAAGAGGCTTGGTATTCAATTCGATGCTACGGCCCTACAAACGATGGGACTTAAAAAGTTCTTAGATCAAATAAGTAATTCAGGAAAAGCAAACAACAGAACATTTGCAAAGCTATTCGGATCTGTTGAAGCTCTTGGTGTTGCTCAGTCTTTAGCTGGTAACCAAAGTGAACAATTTTCAGCTACATTAAAAGTAATAAACCAGGATGCTAATGAAGCGACGAATGCACTAAAAGAAGGGCGTAAAGCAAATACGCTTTTTGCTAAAGGTTTTAATGACAACATGAATGGTCAAAATAAAAAGCTGACTCTTGTCCTTAATAAAATAAAACTTCTTATGATAAATCTCGGTCAGAGACTAAAACCAATTGTTATATCAGTTGGAGAGAAAATAGCAAAAGCGCTCGACTTTCTAAATAATAATCCAAGATTAGCAAAATTTGTTGCTATATTTGCAGGTATTGTAGCTGTCATGGGTCCACTTATCTCAATTGCGGGAGTTCTTATCGCACTACTTCCCTCTCTGACTATAGGATTTGCGATGTTTCAAGCATCTATTCTTCCTCTCTTACTTGTTGCAGGAAAGTTCTTACTTATTATTGGAGCTGTTGTAGCAGCTCTCTATGGTCTTTATAGAGTTGGTAAGTTTCTATATGAAAAGTTTAATCTTGGTGAAAAATTTGATTCACTCATAAGCAAGGTTAAGAAATTCAAAGATCTCATAATGGGAATTGGAGCAAAGTATCTAAAGAAAATTGGGATTGATATAGAAAGTAATATTAATAGCAATAACACGAAGCCAATTTCTAATAAACTAAAGTCAGTCACATCGACTTCAATAGTTGGAAAAAAAGAAGAGAAAACAATAAATCATGAAGTAACGATTAAAGACACTAAGGGTAACCCCCTTCAAATGTTCAAAACTAGTGAATCATCAACATCGTCACTCGGTCTTGGTAGTGTAATGGGTGGGATTTAA
- a CDS encoding DNA circularization N-terminal domain-containing protein, whose protein sequence is MSWEKDLRPASLSGIQFGVKASKIQGGRKLKDGRDGDEEGIPGILDEGIEIKKFDIQAFILGSDYLKKKIDLIKEIEKPGVKDLVHPFYGRVKVKVGNIDISETDSELGICRINFQAWRFSPLKYPFSENDKVGQIELTQIEVDNAIKEDFSNNFSIKGLPQNLKDSALSMINEAADLYEDMTSSIKEWSDTIGEAVLAARQIKAKAKDLIESPLALIENIQRNLDLAKNFSFSSKELFEAYRNTDKYGRKKKEVLSVTRTREQEEENTKQMTIAVRCSGISRACVQAVKMAEENSIETSQEARKMKEQVMSSLDEIMEQTTSPIVYSSLQKLRTQFLEAVPGNSNRLPNLSTYELEHTTNSIMLSYEIYGTTDLERDIIQRNEIEDPMFITPKELEIKIL, encoded by the coding sequence ATGAGTTGGGAAAAAGACTTAAGGCCAGCATCTTTATCCGGTATTCAATTTGGAGTGAAAGCTTCTAAAATTCAAGGCGGAAGAAAACTAAAGGATGGGCGTGATGGCGATGAGGAAGGTATTCCAGGAATACTAGATGAAGGTATTGAAATTAAAAAATTTGACATTCAAGCATTTATCTTAGGAAGTGATTACCTTAAAAAGAAAATAGATCTCATTAAAGAGATTGAAAAGCCTGGAGTAAAAGACCTTGTTCACCCTTTTTACGGTAGAGTAAAAGTAAAAGTTGGAAATATTGATATTTCTGAAACAGATTCAGAGCTCGGAATTTGTAGAATTAATTTTCAGGCGTGGCGTTTTTCCCCGTTAAAGTATCCATTTTCAGAGAATGACAAGGTAGGACAAATTGAACTTACTCAAATCGAAGTAGATAATGCCATCAAAGAGGATTTTTCAAATAACTTTTCGATTAAAGGCTTACCGCAAAACTTAAAAGACTCTGCTCTTTCTATGATAAATGAAGCTGCTGATTTATATGAAGATATGACATCTTCAATAAAAGAATGGAGTGATACGATTGGCGAAGCTGTTCTTGCTGCTAGACAAATCAAAGCAAAGGCAAAAGACTTAATAGAATCTCCCCTAGCATTGATTGAAAATATACAAAGAAATTTAGACTTGGCCAAAAACTTTTCTTTCTCAAGTAAAGAGCTCTTCGAAGCTTATCGCAATACGGACAAATATGGACGAAAAAAGAAAGAAGTATTGTCGGTTACACGAACAAGGGAGCAAGAAGAAGAGAATACAAAGCAAATGACAATAGCCGTCAGATGCAGTGGTATATCGAGGGCATGTGTTCAGGCAGTAAAGATGGCTGAAGAAAACTCCATTGAAACAAGTCAAGAAGCTCGAAAGATGAAAGAGCAAGTAATGAGTTCCTTAGATGAAATAATGGAACAAACGACTAGCCCAATAGTATATTCTTCACTGCAAAAATTGAGAACACAGTTTCTTGAAGCCGTACCAGGTAACTCTAACAGACTCCCCAATCTTTCAACATACGAACTTGAGCATACGACTAACTCAATCATGTTGTCTTATGAAATATATGGGACTACAGACCTTGAGCGAGATATCATTCAAAGAAATGAAATTGAAGATCCAATGTTTATAACACCAAAAGAATTGGAAATTAAAATTCTATGA
- a CDS encoding phage baseplate assembly protein, with protein MIEVYCNGKLYKNFSDYNLYKSLNFVARSFEFSFFVDNESFKNLQIKEDSKVKIKIKSTPFTIGKIDIIEDISDETGTLVKIKGRSISSLIIDCPCPISPGEFKNISLLNLCKTLCGPYNIPVYSEVIINAKLEKWSIIPGETIWENLERASRKLGLLITGSDDGGLVITKVKSTQERTQLIEGQNVKRCRRVRNSSLKYSEYRVVGQDIDGLHDAEGIEYDSSVNYHRPLLIISENTENNDSAKRRALWEKKIREQRSTSIRIETNNILTSDNGDPWETNKTTKVIYPTFGINEVMLISSTRYIRKNGGFPYTEIDLEEKDSYSI; from the coding sequence ATGATTGAAGTATACTGTAATGGAAAGCTATATAAGAATTTTTCAGATTATAACTTGTATAAGTCGCTCAACTTTGTAGCCAGATCATTTGAATTTTCATTTTTCGTTGACAACGAATCCTTCAAAAATCTTCAAATAAAAGAAGATAGTAAAGTTAAAATCAAGATAAAGTCAACTCCATTCACAATTGGAAAGATCGATATTATTGAAGATATATCCGACGAAACCGGCACACTAGTTAAAATAAAAGGCCGTTCAATAAGCTCGCTAATTATAGATTGTCCTTGCCCTATAAGCCCAGGAGAGTTTAAAAACATCTCTTTATTAAATCTATGTAAAACTCTATGTGGACCTTACAACATTCCAGTATATTCTGAAGTAATAATCAACGCTAAACTAGAGAAGTGGTCAATTATTCCGGGGGAAACTATTTGGGAGAATCTGGAAAGAGCATCTCGCAAGCTTGGACTACTTATTACAGGCTCTGACGATGGAGGCCTTGTCATCACCAAAGTTAAGTCAACTCAGGAACGTACACAACTTATTGAAGGACAAAATGTTAAAAGATGTAGAAGAGTCAGAAACAGCTCTCTAAAGTATTCTGAATATAGAGTCGTAGGACAAGATATAGATGGACTTCATGATGCAGAAGGAATTGAGTATGACAGCTCTGTTAATTATCATAGGCCATTGTTAATAATCTCGGAAAATACTGAAAACAATGATTCAGCAAAAAGAAGAGCTCTTTGGGAAAAGAAAATAAGAGAACAAAGATCAACTTCAATCAGAATTGAAACAAACAATATCCTCACATCTGATAATGGTGATCCCTGGGAAACAAACAAGACGACAAAAGTAATATATCCAACATTTGGAATTAATGAAGTAATGCTTATTTCTTCTACTAGATACATTAGAAAAAATGGTGGTTTCCCTTACACTGAGATCGATCTAGAAGAAAAAGATTCATATTCAATATAG